The Oceanidesulfovibrio indonesiensis DNA segment TCCTTTGCCGTACACAGGCCCGGCGCCGTGGGCGTGGCTGTGGATCGTTCTGCAATGGCGCTCATGACGGCGCGGCAGAACGCCAGGACGCATGGCGTGGCCGGGCGAGTGCTGTTCGCACAATGCGACTTCGGCGCTTTGTGCGTGCAGGATGCGAGTGTAGACCTCGTCCTTGCCAACCCGCCCTACGTGAGCGCCTCCGAGCATGAGACTCTCTCGCGCGAGGTACGGGACTACGAGCCCAGGACGGCGCTGGTGCCGTCCGAGGGTGGCGGCGGCAGCGGTCTGGAGGCCCTCGTTTCGCTCTTGCCAGAATCGCGGCGTGTGCTTAAGGTAGGAGGCTTGCTGGCGTGCGAGATCGGTTGGGAACAGGGCCAACGAGGCCTGGAGTTGGTCCGCGCAACGCGCCTGCAGGGTGGCCGCCGGTTCGAGTCGAGTCGAATCATTCAGGATTTGGCGGGTCGAGACAGGGTGCTCGTTGCGGTGGCCGGGTGCGAATGAGGTTTTTTCGAACGTTTCGAAAAAAAATTGCATTCCACCCCTTGCGTTTTGAAAAGAGCAGGGGTATAGCTCCACGTTCTTGACGCGCTGGCGTAGCTCAATTGGCAGAGCAGCTGATTTGTAATCAGCAGGTTGCGGGTTCGAGTCCCATCGCCAGCTCCAGGAGATTATGGAGGGGTTCCCGAGTGGCCAAAGGGAACAGACTGTAAATCTGTCGGCGTATGCCTTCGGAGGTTCAAATCCTCCCCCCTCCACCATATTGTTGACAAGGCTGTAGGAGGCCGAGGGCCGCAGAACTACGGCTGCGTGAATGCGGGAATAGCTCAATTGGCTAGAGCATCAGCCTTCCAAGCTGAGGGTTGCGGGTTCGAGTCCCGTTTCCCGCTCCATTCCGCCAGCCGCGCCGCTCGCCTCCTCCAGTCCGAATATAGGTAGGCCCACGTAGCTCAGTCGGTAGAGCACTTCCTTGGTAAGGAAGAGGTCACCGGTTCAAGTCCGGTCGTGGGCTCCATCAAAGAGTCAGTAGGTCCGCCGGCGTCGGAGAGGTTCCGCCCGGTCGAATCTTCATGAGGCGCTGCCAGGTCCCGATGGCCGGCAGCAAATAACCGAATAAGGAATTCGAGCTCCAGGGGGTATCTCATGGGCAAAGCCAAGTACGAACGCAGTAAGCCGCACGTCAACGTGGGCACCATCGGCCACATCGACCACGGCAAGACCACCCTCACGGCGGCTATCACCAAGGTCCTCTCGATGAAGGCCGGCGGCAAGTTCATCGCCTTCGACGAGATCGACAAGGCCCCCGAGGAAAAGGAGCGCGGC contains these protein-coding regions:
- the prmC gene encoding peptide chain release factor N(5)-glutamine methyltransferase produces the protein MMPIPTTVRDALAAAGRRLAVAGVDSPGLSARLLLGEVLGLDDLGLVLAAHRELSDPEVAAFHALLDRRAAGEPAAYILGRREFYGLDFAVTPATLVPRPESEHLIEEALTHFSDTETELRFADLGTGSGCLAVSFAVHRPGAVGVAVDRSAMALMTARQNARTHGVAGRVLFAQCDFGALCVQDASVDLVLANPPYVSASEHETLSREVRDYEPRTALVPSEGGGGSGLEALVSLLPESRRVLKVGGLLACEIGWEQGQRGLELVRATRLQGGRRFESSRIIQDLAGRDRVLVAVAGCE
- a CDS encoding GTP-binding protein, yielding MGKAKYERSKPHVNVGTIGHIDHGKTTLTAAITKVLSMKAGGKFIAFDEIDKAPEEKERG